The sequence below is a genomic window from Anser cygnoides isolate HZ-2024a breed goose chromosome 8, Taihu_goose_T2T_genome, whole genome shotgun sequence.
AATAAAGGGACAGACTCATTTCTCATAGGCATTGACTAATATTTTACTGCTGCTTTAAGTTTTTTGAATTTCTGGTCTGTCTTTTAACACTTAGATAAACCTGGCAGTCCTAAACTTTCataatttaatttacattttaaagtgaaCTGTTAGTTTACATGCTATTTCAagtaaactatttaaaaaataaaaggaacttgTTTTACTTACATGCCTTCAAAATTTTGTTGGGTGTAGAAATTgcatcaatttatttttaaatattaattagatAATTTTAAGATTTCAAAATCTGACCTAAGGCTTCATAACAGTTGGAGAGATCTATGGAAAGTATTTCATCTTTACAGGTTGAACTCTCATACGGGAAATATATTTGAAGGAGGAGAAAGTATAAAAATCATAAGGTATTTATCCAGCTTCTTCTATTACTTCCATTAtgtttaagattaaaaaaaagtgttaatgtGTTCAATTCCAAGTTTTTAAGGTACCTCTGCAGTTTAGATTTTAACAGAATTTGGAATTCAGTAATAAACCCCTATAGAAATATAAAGGGCTTTCAAAGTCAatagaaacagaattttattcagattttattaGCACTTAAGGGGGCATAGCCCATCAGAAAGAtgttgaaagagaaaagtatCTTCTGATTGTTTTCCAACACACAAAACTACTTCAAAATACTCATTATCTCATTTCTTTTGTAACAATGAGTTAGTTCTGTATGTGCAACTAAAATAGTGGGTATTATTAGTTCTAAGCGTCATTTTGTCGTACGAGTGGGTCCAGGCACGCCGTAGTTGAGGCGCAGTGCTGACGGGGAGCGCAGGCTGGCGGTGGGGCGCGCGGGCTGGCCCTTGGCTCACATGTACGGCCTGGCCTGGGCCTGGCAAGAGGCTGAGCCACCCGGACCTACCCCCCAGTTTGGGAGCTGCGAGGGTTTCCAGCGAAACGTGACAGAGCACgggcgcaggctgcccagaggggttgtgcagcctccttccctggagccatCTGAAACCTGCCCGGATGCGTTCGGGCGTGCCCTGGTGTGGGTGCTCCCGCTCCGGCAGGGGCATTGCACGGGATGATCGTTCTGGGTCCCTCCCGCTCCCTCACACCCTGCGAAACGTGCGGTGTCCGGGCTGGGGGGGAGAGCTGGGCCCGACCGATCCTTCAGATGGAAACCACCTTAGCAGTGCAtctgggtggggggggggcttttgtcCCGTCAGCGGCACGCCTGGACGTCCTGCTTGTGGAGGTGGAAGTAGCTACAGACACCCTAACGTCTGACACCTAGAGACGCTGGAGTTCTGTGTGTGTAACGAGAGACGCTGGAGTTCCGTGTTTGTAACGGAACGGTTATTTTGAGGACCCACACGATGCGTGTGCGCCCCGTACTGCTTTGCCAGCAGTTCCCGCAGCCACAACGGCGCCCGCGCCTCCGGCTACGGGTCGGGGCTCTCCGGAGCGCCGCGGGCGGCGTCCgtgccgcagccccgccggccgccgggggccgccgggtgcgggcggcgcggggcagAGCTCGGCGCCGCGGGGCAGCGAAGGCACGGGGAGGCAGGCGGGGCCCGCGGCGCCTGCGCGCTGCCGGAGCGGGGCCCGTACCCAGCGTGCCGCGCGGCGCGCATGTGCggcgcggggctcggggctgctaATCCCATTGTGGAGCGGCCGCGGCGGCGTCGGTGaccggaggcggcggcgggagccgtAAGTGCGgcccgggccgggggccgggagccgggagccgggcggcggcggccatgCGCCCGGGCGGCGGCTGCCGGGCCGCGGCGGGAGCCGGGCGCTgagcggcgggaggcggcgggcgggcggcgggtcCCGCAGCCCCTCAGGGCCGCGCCTCCTCCCCGGGCCGCCTGGCCGGGGGATGAAACTCGGCAGCGGCTTCCtcggaggcggaggaggaggaggcaagaGGGCGGCGGCCGCCATGGAGCCCGCGTTCCCCCCCGGCATGGTGATGTTCAACCACCGCCTGCCCCCGGTCACCAGCTTCACCCGGGCGGCCGCGCCCCCCGCGGCGGCCCAGCACCCCCCGCAGTGCGTGCTGCCTCCCGCCGCTTCCTCCGCGGCGGCGGCCGAgcccccggcgccgcccgccccccctcAGGACGTGACTTTCAAGAAGGAGCCGGCGGGGGCTTTCCCCTCGGCGCCCGCCTCCTCCGCGCAGAGGAGCCCCTGGGGCTTTCTGCAGTCCCTGGTGAGCATCAAGCAGGAGAAGCCCAGcgagcaggaggaggatgagcagcagcagccgccgcagcagcagcaccaccaccactacGGGGGGCTCTTCGGGGCGGCGGGGGACGAGAGGCCCCCGGGCCTGGGGGGCAGCGGAGGCGGCGGGGAAGGGAGCGGCCAGAGCGTGATTCAGGACCTCAGCCTCCTTCACCACCTGCACCAGCATCCCCACCGAGACCTGTTACTGAGTGGCAGAGGCGAGGGCGCCCCTGGGAGCTCGGGTGAGCCAAAGCACGATACCCAGGTCAAGAAGGCAAAGAGGCCAAAGCCAGAAACTCAGGGAATCAAAGCCAAGCGGAAGCCAAGCGCTTCATCCAAACCCCCCCTGGTGGGAGATGCGGAAGGTGCCATCGCGTCCCCAAGTCAGAAACCTCACGTCTGCGAACACTGCAGCGCTGCCTTCAGGAGCTCCTACCACTTGCGCAGACATGTGCTCATTCACACCGGGGAGAGGCCTTTCCAGTGCAGCCAGTGCAGCATGGGTTTCATCCAGAAGTACCTGCTGCAGAGACACGAGAAGATCCACAGTAGGGAGAAGCCCTTCGGGTGCGACCAGTGTAGCATGAAGTTCATCCAGAAGTACCACATGGAAAGACACAAGAGGACGCATAGTGGAGAAAAGCCATACAAATGTGACACTTGTCAGCAGTATTTTTCAAGGACTGATAGACTCTTGAAGCACAGAAGAACGTGTGGTGAAGCCATAGGTAAAGCAGGTGCTGGAATGGAGCCCGGATCGTCAAATAACATGGGTAGCTTGGCTGCGTTGTCTCAGGGAAATACAAGTTCCTcaaggagaaaaagtaaaacaaaaagtatatccactgaaaacaaaggaagtaAGTGTAGCAGCAAAGTAACTGAGTCTCAAGTTACAAGTAATGTGGCCATGCCAAATTATGCAGTTGATATTCCTATCGTGTCTTCCAGTGGTGGTCTAGCCGGCACAGGCGTTgaagaacttcagaaaaaggTGCCAAAACTGGTCTTCAAGAAAGGAAGCAGGAAACAGGCAGACAAAAATTACCTTAATTTTGTATCACCACTGCCAGATATTTTGGGGCATAAACCACTGGCTGGGAAACAGAGTGGCTCTCTAGGCTCCCTAGTAACCAATACCGGTGTAGAAACTATTGGTCTTCTCCAAAGTACAGGTGGTAAACCAGGTCAAATAAGTAGCAATTACGATGACGCCAtgcagttttcaaagaaaagaagataCTTGCAAACTGCAAGCGGTAACAGTGCCTTTTCAATTAATGTCGGACACATGACTTCCCAGCAGTCCGTCATCCAGTCTGCAGGTGTTAGTGTTATGGATAATGAAACTCCGTTATCTCTCATTGATTCAGCATCCTTAAATAGCGAAATAAAGTCTTGCCATGACAAGTCTGGTATTCCCGATGAAGTTTTACAGAGCCTTTTGGACCAGTACTCTCACAAATCAGAAGGCCAGAAGGAAGATCCTTTCAGTATAACTGAACAGCGTGTGGACTTGCACAGCTCTGGAGAGCATTCGGAGATGGTCCAGGAAGAAAACCTGAGCCCTAACTCTCAAACAGTTTCAAATGATAAGGCGAGCATGTTGCAAGAATACTCAAAATACCTCCAACAAGCTTTTGAAAGAACAACCAACAgcactggttttgcttttggacCCAGTTTCCAGTTTGTTAGCTTGTCTTCAACTCTGCATAACCACACTCTGTTTCAAGACAAACAGATTTACACTACATCTCCGCTCGAGTGTGGCTTCAGCCAGTCCGTTACCTCAGTATTGCCAACTGCGTTGCCAAAACCTCCGTTTGGGATGTTGCTTGGATCTCAGCCAGGCTTTTATTTATCTGCTCTGGAGGCTACGCATCAACAGTTGACTCCTTCTCAAGAGCTGGATGATCTCATCGATCCTCAAAAAAACTTAGAGACTTCATCTAACTACCAGTCTACATCTCAGAAACTGACTGGccagaaggaacagaaaaacttaGAATCCTCAACGAGCTTTCAGATCCCATCTCAGGAGTTAGCTAGTCAGATAGATCCTCAGAAGGACATAGAGCCTAGAGCAACCTACCAGATCGAGAACTTTGCACAAGCGTTTGGTTCTCAGTTTAAGTCGGGCAGCAGGGTGCCAATGACTTTTATCACTAACTCTAATGGGGAAGTGGACCATAGAGTAAGGACTTCAGTGTCAGATTTCTCAGGGTATTCAAATATGATGTCTGATGTGAGTGAGCCATGTAGTACACGAGTAAAAACCCCAACTAGCCAGAGTTACAGGTAAGGTCCCGACTGTGACTGGGCTGTGGGGTCTTCTTAATGTAGTTTTACTTTGACAACACTGCCATTGGAATGTTTCTACACGGTCCTATTACGAATAATGTAACATGCCCTTTCAATGCAACTTTTcatatttagtttattttattagtgTGATTTTTTTAGATCTGTTTATTATggtttttaatcaaaaatcaATAGATTGAAATAGTGTTTTTGTTCAAGTGACAACGTTTAGCAATCAAATTTTCAAATATAGGTTGTCAGGGAATAGCCCAaaagtttaaaatgcaaaaaaattaactttgttCCTAGGACTAAGGTTTATTCTAATTGCTTTACTCTCAGGAAAGTGTAATGAAGCATGGGAATTCTATGCACCACTAGTGTATTGGAACTTCCGATTTACAGATAGTGACAAATATATCAAGCTTTTTGAGGAAGGGATCTACAACATTTCAAATTGCTGTCTCTTAGGTCTCGGCTGATCTGAAAGAAGTTTGCTACCTAAATCTTGTTGCTTTTAAAGTACTCCTGTTCTTCCAGGTGATGCTCATTCCAGACAGGTGGAGCAAATATTCTTGGATCTGTACTGAGAGCCCGGAACGGTAgcttt
It includes:
- the ZNF281 gene encoding zinc finger protein 281, translated to MKLGSGFLGGGGGGGKRAAAAMEPAFPPGMVMFNHRLPPVTSFTRAAAPPAAAQHPPQCVLPPAASSAAAAEPPAPPAPPQDVTFKKEPAGAFPSAPASSAQRSPWGFLQSLVSIKQEKPSEQEEDEQQQPPQQQHHHHYGGLFGAAGDERPPGLGGSGGGGEGSGQSVIQDLSLLHHLHQHPHRDLLLSGRGEGAPGSSGEPKHDTQVKKAKRPKPETQGIKAKRKPSASSKPPLVGDAEGAIASPSQKPHVCEHCSAAFRSSYHLRRHVLIHTGERPFQCSQCSMGFIQKYLLQRHEKIHSREKPFGCDQCSMKFIQKYHMERHKRTHSGEKPYKCDTCQQYFSRTDRLLKHRRTCGEAIGKAGAGMEPGSSNNMGSLAALSQGNTSSSRRKSKTKSISTENKGSKCSSKVTESQVTSNVAMPNYAVDIPIVSSSGGLAGTGVEELQKKVPKLVFKKGSRKQADKNYLNFVSPLPDILGHKPLAGKQSGSLGSLVTNTGVETIGLLQSTGGKPGQISSNYDDAMQFSKKRRYLQTASGNSAFSINVGHMTSQQSVIQSAGVSVMDNETPLSLIDSASLNSEIKSCHDKSGIPDEVLQSLLDQYSHKSEGQKEDPFSITEQRVDLHSSGEHSEMVQEENLSPNSQTVSNDKASMLQEYSKYLQQAFERTTNSTGFAFGPSFQFVSLSSTLHNHTLFQDKQIYTTSPLECGFSQSVTSVLPTALPKPPFGMLLGSQPGFYLSALEATHQQLTPSQELDDLIDPQKNLETSSNYQSTSQKLTGQKEQKNLESSTSFQIPSQELASQIDPQKDIEPRATYQIENFAQAFGSQFKSGSRVPMTFITNSNGEVDHRVRTSVSDFSGYSNMMSDVSEPCSTRVKTPTSQSYR